A segment of the Scophthalmus maximus strain ysfricsl-2021 chromosome 11, ASM2237912v1, whole genome shotgun sequence genome:
gttgttcaggaacaggaagtggcgAGTAGGTTCCACTTCCTGTGACAGTGACTCGCATTGTTGTCCTGCGTCGTCACCGTCAGAACCAGAACTAGAACTAGAACTAGAACCAGAAGAAACAAACTGACCAGTTAAAAGGTTCAGATGTTCCTCtgaggtcaggtcaggtcaggtgagaagctttatttttattttgaggaaTGTTTTTTGTGACAGTCAACAGTGATCAGGTAcaaacctggacctggacctggacctggacctggatctggatccgTTTCCTTCACTgactctgtttcctgtttgtcctCAGACACTAGGCTGTTGGACAAATCCATTCTGACCAATGGGATTCTGAGCTGTTCGGTCAGgtaacaagtgtgtgtgtgtgtgtgtgtgtgtgtgtgtgtgtgtgtgtgtgtgtgtgtgtgtgtgtgtgtgtgtgtgtgtgtgtgtgtgtgtgtgtgtgtgtgtgtgtgtgtgtgtgtgtgtgtgtgtgtgtgtgtgtgtacacgcatgtttaactgtgtgtgtgtttgttttgtgtgtccaGACGTCCCTTCTCTGGCAGCGGCTCTGTCTCGTCTCTGCTGCATCAGAACGACCAGCTGAAGAAAACcacaggagaggtcagaggtcaccacaacaacaacaataactttaataaatataacataataacatcaaaacaacaataactttaataaaaataacatattaACATAAAAACAGCAATAACACGTGCAGTGAAACACGTCGTtgattgatgatgtcatcagtgactCAAGTCCTCCAGTAGCCATGTTGTTTATCTACGGTATACCCCCTGGTGCAGTAGCAGTCTGAGCTCAGTGCTGCCCCCTGATGGACACCTGCAGTAGCAGTCTGAGCTCAGTGCTGCCCCCTGATGGACACCTGCAGTAGCTGTCTGAGCTcagtgctgccccctggtggacaccTGCAGTAGCAGTCTGAGCTcagtgctgccccctggtggacaccTGCAGTAGCTGTCTGAGCTCAGTGCTGCCCCCTAATGGACACCTGCAGTAGCAGTCTGAGCTcagtgctgccccctggtggacaccTGCAGTAGCTGTCTGAGCTcagtgctgccccctggtggacaccTGCAGTAGCTGTCTGAGCTCAGTGCTGCCCCCTAATGGACACCTGCAGTAGCAGTCTGAGCTcagtgctgccccctggtggacaccTGCATTAACAGTCTGAGCTcagtgctgccccctggtggacaccTGCATTAACAGTCTGAGCTCGGTGCCGACATCCCTCAAgaagtgatgatgtcacaatgaTGCATTTCAtcctcactcttcttcttctgtggtgtttCTTCCTCAGTTGGCCTTTCAGGtgttggagctgcagcagcagatcaaaACCAAAGACTGTGTCCTGGAGGAGCAACACGCCAGGTGAGCCAGAGGCCACGCCCCCCCTCTTGGATCCTCGCAGCCGATTGGCTCAAGGTGTCAGCAGTTTGAGTGAAGAGGCAcaatctgtttttcatttgtgtgaactggccctttaaactgacgatgatgatgatgtccgTGACCTTTGCACCCTGACCTGTCTCACCTTCATTCTtcaggctgctggaggagcagcggcggtCCGCGGTTGTGTTGGGTGCCCGTGGGGGGCTGCAGGAGCGGGTGGAGCAAGTTCAGGAGGAGAACGGGGCGCTGAAGTTGCAGTATGATGCCCTGCTGGCGCGACAGAGAGGGGCGGAGACAAGACTCCGGGAGGAGAAGGTCAGAGAAGGTCACCTGCTGGAGGACGTGATCCACCTAAAAAGACAGGCCGCCGCCCACATGAACAGCCGCAATGAACGCAGGTCCAGGTACGTTAACGCATCACACCTGAACGGATCACACCTGGACACATCGTACCTGAGCACAACACACCTGAGCACAACACACCTGAAAGCAACACACCTGAAAGCAACACACCTGAACTCATCACACCTGAACGCATCACGCCTTAACACATCCTACCTGAACGCATCACACCTGAATACATCGTACCTGAACGCATCACACCTGAATACATTGtacctgaacacatcacaccTGAATACATCGtacctgaacacatcacaccTGAACGCATCGCACCTGAACGCATCGCACCTGAACATAACGCACCTTAATacaacacacctgaacacaacacaccgGACCACAACACACCTGAACCCATCgcacctgaacacacctgaacacatcgcacctgaacacacctgaacacaacacaccgGACCACAACACACCTGAACCCATCgcacctgaacacacctgaacacatcgcacctgaacacacctgaacacaacacaccgGAACAAATCGCACCTAAACACATCTTACCTGAACTCATCGTCTCTTCTCGTCAGAGCTCGTGACGCAAAGCTGCAGAAGGAGTTGCAGACCGCtgccaggtcaaaggtcaccatCGAGAGGTAAAGGTCACAatcatttatgtatatatttaaagtcAGTTCAACTGTGAACTGACAGATTGAAGACGTTTCAGCTCATCCAGCGCTCCGACCTCCAGGTCGACGTCCAGGTCCTCGTCCccgaagaaggaaaaagaggacCAGACACCAAGACACACCAGACTCTTCAGGTCAGAGGACGTCACATCAGAAcgtatatacagtcagtgatcgtctttatatacagtcagtgatcgtctttacatacagtcgctgatggtctttatatacagtcagtgaacgtctctatatacagtcagtgattgtctttatatacagtcagtgatcatctttatatacagtcactgatcgtctttatatacagtcactgatcgtctttatatacagtcagtgaacgtctctatatacagtcagtgattgtctttatatacagtcagtgatcgtctttatatacagtcactaatcgtctttatatacagtcactgatcgtctttatatacagtcactgattgtctttatatacagtcagtgaacgtctctatatacagtcagtgattgtctttatatacagtcagtgatcatctttatatacagacactgatcgtctatatatacagtcagtgatcgtctctatatacggccagggatcgtctttatatacagtctgtgatcgtctttatatacagtctgtgatcgtctttatatacagtcagtgatcgtctttatatacagtcactgatcgtcttcatatacagtctgtgatcgtctttatatacagtcagtgatcgtctttatatacagtcactgatcgtccttatatacagtcactgatcgtccttatatacagtcactgatcgtctttatatacagtcagtgatcgtctttatatacagtcagtgatcatttCCATATACAGTTGgggatcatctttatatacagtctttgatcgtcattatatacagtcagtggtcatTGCCATATACAGTTGgggatcatctttatatacagtctctgatcggctttatatatatattatatatcctCAGGtcagcctcagcctcctctcccaggatcctctcctccatcagaGATCTTTTTCAGTGAGTCCTCGTGTCTCTTTCACCTTCCCTTTGTTGAAGAAGCAGGTTCTGTTgtcgctgagtgtgtgtgtgtgtgtgtgtgtgtgtgtgtgtgtgtgtgtgtgtgtgtgtgtgtgtgtgtgtgtgtgtgtgtgtgtgtgtgtgtgtgtgtgtgtgtgtgtgtgtgtgtgtgtgtgtgtgtgtgtgtgtgtgtgtgtgtgtgtgtgtgtgtgtgtgtgtgtgtgtgtgtgtgtgtgtgtcaggaggaagaggcgtGGTCACTCAGTCTGCAGTCTGGAGGAGGATCTGATGTGTCCTGTtggagtctgtctgtcagccagGGTCCCTGTTAGAGCTCTGCATGtactggtaacacacacacacacacacacacacacacacacacacacacacacacacacacacacacacatggatttaGACAAACAACCACAAGGAGCTGATGCACATGAggacacactgtctgtctgtctgtctcactctctgtctgtctgtctcactctctgcctgtctgtctgtcacctgtctgtctgacaggagGCCCATGAGCAGGGCATTAACACAGTGAGGTTCAGCTCCAGTTCAGACCTGTTGGCCACAGGAGGAACAGACCGAGTCATTAAAGTGTGGGAGGTCAGAGCaggtaataatcataataataataataataataataataatattataataattaattatatagtaataacaatcataataataataatatactttattatgtaataatgcattatataataaccataataataataatattagaaaaattcattatataataataataaccataatgtgatgaactgatgatgatgtcaccaggCTCACTGACCCACAGAGCGACTCTGGATGGCAGCACAGGGGGGATCACCTGTGTCGAGTTCGACCCAACGGTGAGTGACTcgcctgacctctgacccacctgACCTATGACCCACCTGacgtctgacctctgacccacctgacctctgactcacctgacctctgacccaacTGACCTCTTACCTCTGACTGGCCTGacccacctgacctctgacatctgactcacctgacctctgactcacctgacctctgacccacctgacctctgacccacctgacctctgacccacctgACCTCTTACCTCTGACTCGCCTGacccacctgacctctgactcacctgacctctgactaacctgacctctgacatctgactaacctgacctctgacccacctgCCCTCTGACCCACCTGCCCTCTGacccacctgacctctgactcacctgacctctgacccacctgacctctgactcacctgacctctgacccacctgacctctgacatctgacccacctgacctctgactcacctgacctctgacccacctgacctctgacatctgacccacctgacctctgactcacctgacctctgactcaccTGCCCTCTGACTCACCTGCCCTCTGACCCACCTGCCCTCTGacccacctgacctctgacccacctgacctctgactcacctgacctctgactcacctgacctctgacatctgaCTCACTTGACCTCTGactcacctgacctctgacatctgacccacctgacctctgactcacctgacctctgactcaccTGCCCTCTGACTCACCTGCCCTCTGACCCACCTGCCCTCTGacccacctgacctctgacccacctgacctctgactcacctgacctctgactcacctgacctctgacatctgaCTCACTTGACCTCTGactcacctgacctctgacatctgacccacctgacctctgactcacctgacctctgacccacctgacctctgacccacctgacctctgactcacctgacctctgacccacctgacctctgacttaCCACAGTCTGATGTTTGTGATTCGTTGTCTTCAGGGTTCACGTGTTCTCGCTGCGTCCTACGATGAGTCGGCGTTGTTGTGGCGACTGGATGATTCTGCTCCTAAGGTAACCGTGACCACGCCTCTTACcttctcacctgtctgtctgtctctcacttgtctgtctgtctgtcacctgtctgtctgtctgtctgtctctgacttgtctgtctgtcacctgtctgtcactggtctgtctgtctctcacttgtctgtctgtcacctgtctgtctgtctgtctctcacttgtCTGTCactggtctgtctgtctctcacttgtctgtctgtcacctgtttgtctgtctctcacttgtctgtctctcacctgtctgtctgttacctctctgtccctcacctgtctgtctgtctgtctgtcagctgacTCTGACAGGTCACAAGAGGAAGGTCACAGCAGCGAGGTTCAGCTCTTCACTTCATCAGGTggtgacaggaagtgcagacagAACCATCAGACTGTGGGATCTGCACAGAGCAGCCTGTGAGTCACCAATCAAtacctgatcactgatcaatacctgatcactGATCGTTAcctgatcaatacctgatcaaTATCTGATCACTGATCGTTAcctgatcaatacctgatcactGATCGTTACatgatcaatacctgatcactgatcaatacctgatcaatacctgatcactgatcaatacctgatcactGATCGTTAcctgatcaatacctgatcaaTATCTGATCACTGATCGTTAcctgatcaatacctgatcactgatcaatacctgatcactGATCGTTAcctgatcaatacctgatcaatatctgatcactgatcaatacctgatcactgatcaatacctgatcaatacctgatcactgatcaatacctgatcactGATCGTTAcctgatcaatacctgatcactgatcaatacctgatcaatacctgatcactgatcaatacctgatcactgatcaatacctgatcaatacctgatcactgatcaata
Coding sequences within it:
- the LOC118297507 gene encoding protein Atg16l2 isoform X2 gives rise to the protein MAAVAGEVERSGRALSPGGGGRSPDTWKRHIVRQLQHRDRDQHVMFQDLIRVYTRLLDKSILTNGILSCSVRRPFSGSGSVSSLLHQNDQLKKTTGELAFQVLELQQQIKTKDCVLEEQHARLLEEQRRSAVVLGARGGLQERVEQVQEENGALKLQYDALLARQRGAETRLREEKVREGHLLEDVIHLKRQAAAHMNSRNERRSRARDAKLQKELQTAARSKVTIERRFSSSSAPTSRSTSRSSSPKKEKEDQTPRHTRLFRSASASSPRILSSIRDLFQRKRRGHSVCSLEEDLMCPVGVCLSARVPVRALHEAHEQGINTVRFSSSSDLLATGGTDRVIKVWEVRAGSLTHRATLDGSTGGITCVEFDPTGSRVLAASYDESALLWRLDDSAPKLTLTGHKRKVTAARFSSSLHQVVTGSADRTIRLWDLHRAACVQVVEVASYCSDLVCSENWIISGHFDCKIRLWDTRAASCVQELPAQGKVTSLDLGSDRRQLLSCCRDDCLQLVDLRRWSNDRVSFRAEGFKCGSDSTRAVISPDGCFLAAGSADGAVYIWNVSTGNLETRLPDKHSSSISAVSWSPSGEYVVSVDKSRRAVLWSDI
- the LOC118297507 gene encoding protein Atg16l2 isoform X5, translating into MAAVAGEVERSGRALSPGGGGRSPDTWKRHIVRQLQHRDRDQHVMFQDLIRVYTRLLDKSILTNGILSCSVRRPFSGSGSVSSLLHQNDQLKKTTGELAFQVLELQQQIKTKDCVLEEQHARLLEEQRRSAVVLGARGGLQERVEQVQEENGALKLQYDALLARQRGAETRLREEKVREGHLLEDVIHLKRQAAAHMNSRNERRSRARDAKLQKELQTAARSKVTIERRFSSSSAPTSRSTSRSSSPKKEKEDQTPRHTRLFRSASASSPRILSSIRDLFQRKRRGHSVCSLEEDLMCPVGVCLSARVPVRALHVLEAHEQGINTVRFSSSSDLLATGGTDRVIKVWEVRAGSLTHRATLDGSTGGITCVEFDPTGSRVLAASYDESALLWRLDDSAPKLTLTGHKRKVTAARFSSSLHQVVTGSADRTIRLWDLHRAACVQVVEVASYCSDLVCSENWIISGHFDCKIRLWDTRAASCVQELPAQGKVTSLDLGSDRRQLLSCCRDDCLQLVDLRRWSNDRVSFRAEGFKCGSDSTRAVISFHDDSRTWMLCV
- the LOC118297507 gene encoding protein Atg16l2 isoform X1, yielding MAAVAGEVERSGRALSPGGGGRSPDTWKRHIVRQLQHRDRDQHVMFQDLIRVYTRLLDKSILTNGILSCSVRRPFSGSGSVSSLLHQNDQLKKTTGELAFQVLELQQQIKTKDCVLEEQHARLLEEQRRSAVVLGARGGLQERVEQVQEENGALKLQYDALLARQRGAETRLREEKVREGHLLEDVIHLKRQAAAHMNSRNERRSRARDAKLQKELQTAARSKVTIERRFSSSSAPTSRSTSRSSSPKKEKEDQTPRHTRLFRSASASSPRILSSIRDLFQRKRRGHSVCSLEEDLMCPVGVCLSARVPVRALHVLEAHEQGINTVRFSSSSDLLATGGTDRVIKVWEVRAGSLTHRATLDGSTGGITCVEFDPTGSRVLAASYDESALLWRLDDSAPKLTLTGHKRKVTAARFSSSLHQVVTGSADRTIRLWDLHRAACVQVVEVASYCSDLVCSENWIISGHFDCKIRLWDTRAASCVQELPAQGKVTSLDLGSDRRQLLSCCRDDCLQLVDLRRWSNDRVSFRAEGFKCGSDSTRAVISPDGCFLAAGSADGAVYIWNVSTGNLETRLPDKHSSSISAVSWSPSGEYVVSVDKSRRAVLWSDI
- the LOC118297507 gene encoding protein Atg16l2 isoform X3 gives rise to the protein MAAVAGEVERSGRALSPGGGGRSPDTWKRHIVRQLQHRDRDQHVMFQDLIRVYTRLLDKSILTNGILSCSVRRPFSGSGSVSSLLHQNDQLKKTTGELAFQVLELQQQIKTKDCVLEEQHARLLEEQRRSAVVLGARGGLQERVEQVQEENGALKLQYDALLARQRGAETRLREEKVREGHLLEDVIHLKRQAAAHMNSRNERRSRARDAKLQKELQTAARSKVTIESSSSAPTSRSTSRSSSPKKEKEDQTPRHTRLFRSASASSPRILSSIRDLFQRKRRGHSVCSLEEDLMCPVGVCLSARVPVRALHVLEAHEQGINTVRFSSSSDLLATGGTDRVIKVWEVRAGSLTHRATLDGSTGGITCVEFDPTGSRVLAASYDESALLWRLDDSAPKLTLTGHKRKVTAARFSSSLHQVVTGSADRTIRLWDLHRAACVQVVEVASYCSDLVCSENWIISGHFDCKIRLWDTRAASCVQELPAQGKVTSLDLGSDRRQLLSCCRDDCLQLVDLRRWSNDRVSFRAEGFKCGSDSTRAVISPDGCFLAAGSADGAVYIWNVSTGNLETRLPDKHSSSISAVSWSPSGEYVVSVDKSRRAVLWSDI
- the LOC118297507 gene encoding protein Atg16l2 isoform X4; the encoded protein is MAAVAGEVERSGRALSPGGGGRSPDTWKRHIVRQLQHRDRDQHVMFQDLIRVYTRLLDKSILTNGILSCSVRRPFSGSGSVSSLLHQNDQLKKTTGELAFQVLELQQQIKTKDCVLEEQHARLLEEQRRSAVVLGARGGLQERVEQVQEENGALKLQYDALLARQRGAETRLREEKVREGHLLEDVIHLKRQAAAHMNSRNERRSRARDAKLQKELQTAARSKVTIERSTSRSSSPKKEKEDQTPRHTRLFRSASASSPRILSSIRDLFQRKRRGHSVCSLEEDLMCPVGVCLSARVPVRALHVLEAHEQGINTVRFSSSSDLLATGGTDRVIKVWEVRAGSLTHRATLDGSTGGITCVEFDPTGSRVLAASYDESALLWRLDDSAPKLTLTGHKRKVTAARFSSSLHQVVTGSADRTIRLWDLHRAACVQVVEVASYCSDLVCSENWIISGHFDCKIRLWDTRAASCVQELPAQGKVTSLDLGSDRRQLLSCCRDDCLQLVDLRRWSNDRVSFRAEGFKCGSDSTRAVISPDGCFLAAGSADGAVYIWNVSTGNLETRLPDKHSSSISAVSWSPSGEYVVSVDKSRRAVLWSDI